From Flavobacterium sp. 102, a single genomic window includes:
- a CDS encoding DUF4403 family protein, whose protein sequence is MSAIKSILFLLLFSILINSCATTQRIEALKPLPSNDAPMVYKTKTSFVNMPLEISLKEIENQLNKTMNGLIYDDSNLADDKTEMKIWKTAPIKLVEKNGKIQTTMPLKIWAKIKYGTDFMGLNDTREINLNGTITMVSDVKLSNWKLSTTSKIEDFEWSESPTILVSGKYVPITYIINPTLSIFKSKVAKKIDEAIEKSCDFKPYVLDVLENMSTPFVTSEQYQTWFKLIPIEVYVTDAVLSKSEIKMDLGLKCNMQTMVGLKPKNTFDREAIQFKAVTKIPTTVSANVAAISTYESASKIITANFKGKEFASGSRKITIENVAMWQKDGKIIIALDMSGSINGSIYLSGIPNYNAITKEIYFDQMDYVLNSKGILTRTANWLLQGVILRKIQENCRYSIKANLEEGKKSLLPYLNNYSPMKGVFVNGTMNDFEFEKVEVTDKAIIAFITTTGKMSVKIDGME, encoded by the coding sequence ATGTCAGCCATTAAATCAATTCTCTTTCTGCTTCTCTTTTCAATTCTGATAAACAGCTGCGCTACTACTCAAAGAATCGAGGCTTTAAAACCACTCCCATCAAATGACGCACCAATGGTTTATAAAACGAAGACCTCCTTTGTTAATATGCCTTTGGAAATATCTTTGAAAGAAATAGAGAATCAATTGAACAAAACCATGAATGGTCTTATATATGACGATTCAAATTTAGCTGATGATAAAACCGAAATGAAAATTTGGAAAACCGCTCCAATCAAATTGGTAGAAAAAAACGGTAAAATTCAAACTACAATGCCTTTGAAAATTTGGGCCAAAATAAAATACGGAACTGATTTCATGGGCTTAAACGACACTCGCGAAATCAATTTAAACGGAACCATTACGATGGTTAGCGATGTAAAACTATCCAATTGGAAATTATCAACTACTTCTAAAATCGAAGATTTTGAATGGTCTGAAAGTCCGACGATATTGGTTTCCGGAAAATATGTGCCAATTACTTATATCATCAATCCGACACTTTCCATCTTTAAATCAAAAGTAGCCAAAAAAATAGACGAAGCCATCGAAAAGTCCTGTGATTTCAAACCTTATGTATTGGATGTCTTGGAAAACATGAGCACGCCGTTTGTAACCAGTGAACAATACCAAACTTGGTTCAAGTTGATTCCGATAGAAGTTTATGTTACCGATGCTGTTTTAAGCAAAAGTGAGATTAAAATGGATTTAGGATTGAAATGCAATATGCAAACTATGGTAGGTTTGAAACCCAAAAACACTTTTGACCGAGAGGCCATTCAATTTAAAGCCGTGACTAAAATACCAACCACTGTTTCGGCTAATGTGGCCGCCATTTCTACTTATGAAAGTGCTTCGAAAATTATTACGGCCAATTTCAAAGGCAAGGAATTTGCTTCCGGCAGTCGAAAAATAACGATTGAAAATGTAGCCATGTGGCAAAAAGACGGCAAAATTATCATTGCTTTAGACATGAGTGGGAGCATCAACGGCAGTATTTATTTGTCGGGAATTCCAAATTACAATGCGATTACCAAAGAAATTTATTTTGACCAAATGGATTATGTGCTGAACTCAAAAGGCATTTTAACCAGAACCGCCAATTGGTTATTGCAAGGGGTAATTTTGAGAAAAATTCAAGAAAATTGTCGCTATTCCATCAAAGCGAATTTAGAAGAAGGTAAAAAAAGTCTACTGCCTTACTTGAACAATTATTCCCCCATGAAAGGAGTTTTCGTAAACGGAACCATGAATGATTTTGAATTTGAAAAAGTAGAAGTTACAGATAAAGCCATTATCGCCTTTATTACAACTACCGGAAAAATGAGTGTGAAAATTGACGGAATGGAGTAA
- a CDS encoding DUF420 domain-containing protein, translating to MNNQENKTLERKFRGSIIAVSIIIPIAVAVLFTVKLKDFGINIEPLSFLPPIYASINAVTALLLIMGVLAIKNGNRKVHERIMTLAIACSVVFLVMYVAYHMSADSTKYGDINADGLLDDKELANAGSMRSVYFFILISHILLSIAIIPMVLFTYVRALAERFDRHKKLAKITFPIWLYVAVTGVVVYLMISPYYAN from the coding sequence ATGAATAATCAGGAGAATAAAACCTTGGAAAGAAAATTTAGAGGTTCCATTATTGCGGTTTCTATAATTATCCCGATAGCGGTAGCTGTTTTGTTTACCGTAAAGCTAAAAGATTTCGGAATCAATATAGAGCCCTTAAGCTTTTTGCCGCCAATTTATGCATCAATCAATGCGGTGACGGCCTTGCTTTTAATTATGGGCGTATTGGCTATTAAAAACGGGAATAGAAAGGTGCATGAAAGGATTATGACTTTAGCTATTGCCTGTTCTGTGGTTTTTCTAGTTATGTATGTCGCTTATCACATGTCGGCTGATTCTACGAAATACGGAGATATCAATGCGGACGGACTTTTAGATGACAAAGAATTGGCCAATGCCGGTTCGATGCGTAGCGTATACTTTTTCATTTTGATTTCACATATTCTTTTGTCAATAGCGATTATTCCAATGGTGTTGTTTACTTATGTGAGGGCTTTAGCCGAACGTTTTGACAGACATAAAAAACTAGCCAAAATTACTTTTCCTATTTGGTTGTATGTTGCCGTAACCGGCGTAGTGGTTTATTTGATGATTTCGCCTTATTATGCTAACTAA
- a CDS encoding SCO family protein, producing the protein MKNKSYIGLSFIILVFGIIFIPKIINRVKNGTVVQGDRIDAVSNNKKAENGLLTIGPAPSFELTNQNNEKITNESYKGKVYVLEFFFSTCPSICPIMNKNMVDIQNEFFGNPNFGIASITINPEYDTAKVLKEHAELIGAKSSNWHFLTGDKEYIYGISNKGFNIYAGEDKKAAGGFEHSGLFALIDKEGNIRCRKDKFGNPILYYDGLDKKGVKAIIEDIKKLLNE; encoded by the coding sequence ATGAAAAATAAATCATACATCGGATTATCCTTTATCATTTTGGTCTTTGGAATTATTTTTATTCCCAAAATCATCAATAGAGTAAAAAACGGCACAGTTGTTCAAGGGGATAGAATTGATGCAGTTTCCAATAATAAAAAAGCTGAAAACGGTTTGTTAACGATTGGACCGGCACCAAGTTTTGAACTCACCAATCAGAACAATGAAAAAATCACCAACGAATCTTATAAAGGGAAAGTATATGTATTAGAGTTTTTCTTCTCGACTTGTCCTTCTATTTGTCCCATCATGAATAAAAATATGGTGGACATTCAAAATGAGTTCTTTGGCAATCCTAATTTCGGAATAGCGTCAATCACTATTAATCCGGAATATGATACTGCCAAGGTTTTAAAAGAACACGCGGAACTTATCGGAGCAAAATCTTCCAATTGGCATTTTTTAACCGGTGACAAAGAGTATATTTATGGTATTTCTAATAAAGGATTTAATATTTATGCCGGAGAAGATAAAAAAGCAGCAGGTGGCTTCGAACACTCAGGGCTTTTCGCTTTGATTGACAAAGAAGGTAATATCAGATGTAGAAAAGATAAATTTGGCAATCCTATTTTGTATTATGACGGATTGGATAAAAAAGGAGTAAAAGCGATAATTGAAGACATTAAAAAGTTATTAAATGAATAA
- a CDS encoding cytochrome C oxidase subunit IV family protein has translation MSHAHEHVSNTSRIWKVFILLSVVTIVEVALGIVRPDALFMNNFLSMNLLNWVFIVLTLYKAYYIVWAFMHMEGERNSLKWAVVATVIFLVLYLLFILLVEADYIYGIFKDSTIKWNF, from the coding sequence ATGTCACACGCACACGAACATGTATCAAATACATCAAGAATCTGGAAAGTTTTTATCCTTTTATCTGTCGTAACTATCGTTGAGGTTGCTTTAGGGATTGTTAGACCGGATGCTTTATTTATGAATAACTTTTTAAGCATGAATTTGCTTAACTGGGTTTTCATTGTCTTAACCTTGTACAAAGCTTACTATATTGTTTGGGCTTTTATGCACATGGAAGGTGAAAGAAATAGCTTGAAATGGGCAGTTGTTGCCACCGTTATTTTCCTTGTATTATATTTACTTTTTATATTATTGGTCGAAGCAGATTATATCTACGGGATTTTTAAAGATTCTACTATTAAATGGAATTTTTAA
- a CDS encoding cytochrome c oxidase subunit 3 — translation MGATVTTANTNENTWGGGNEPMGASYGKLMMWFFIVSDALTFSGFLAAYGFSRFKFIDNWPIADEVFTHFPFLHGVPAPMYYVALMTFILIFSSVTMVLAVDAGHQMKQKKVAFYMLLTIIGGLIFVGSQAWEWKNFIKGEYGAIETKGGSIIQFVDNTGKRVKLEDFAVQLPETREQHKRSNGVWFSDEAALPTYSVAEIQAGFKAHPELLVRTEKIYRDTKEDKANKTLQPGLNKNKHREILNRAESEVMIGNAHLVVEGANLERNEYGSKLFADFFFFITGFHGFHVFSGVIINIIIYFNVLLGTYEKRRSYEMVEKVGLYWHFVDLVWVFVFTFFYLV, via the coding sequence ATGGGAGCTACAGTTACTACTGCAAATACAAACGAAAATACTTGGGGTGGCGGAAATGAGCCAATGGGTGCCAGTTATGGCAAATTGATGATGTGGTTTTTTATCGTATCGGATGCCTTGACCTTCTCGGGTTTCCTTGCGGCATACGGATTTTCAAGATTTAAATTTATTGATAATTGGCCAATTGCCGATGAGGTGTTTACGCACTTCCCGTTTTTACATGGCGTTCCTGCACCAATGTATTACGTAGCGTTGATGACTTTTATTTTGATTTTCTCCTCTGTAACAATGGTATTGGCTGTTGATGCCGGTCACCAAATGAAACAAAAGAAAGTGGCTTTCTATATGTTGTTAACCATTATCGGAGGTTTGATTTTCGTTGGTTCGCAAGCTTGGGAATGGAAAAACTTCATCAAAGGGGAATACGGTGCTATTGAAACTAAAGGTGGAAGTATCATTCAATTCGTTGATAATACAGGTAAAAGAGTTAAATTAGAAGACTTTGCGGTACAACTTCCGGAAACAAGAGAACAACACAAACGCAGTAATGGAGTTTGGTTTTCTGATGAAGCGGCTTTGCCTACTTATTCAGTTGCCGAAATACAAGCCGGTTTCAAAGCCCATCCTGAATTGTTGGTTAGAACCGAAAAAATCTACAGAGATACCAAAGAAGACAAAGCCAATAAAACTTTACAACCTGGTTTAAATAAAAACAAACACAGAGAAATTCTAAACAGAGCCGAATCAGAAGTAATGATTGGAAACGCTCATTTAGTAGTTGAAGGAGCTAACTTGGAAAGAAACGAATACGGTAGCAAATTGTTTGCTGATTTCTTTTTCTTCATTACAGGATTCCACGGATTCCACGTGTTCTCGGGAGTAATTATCAATATCATCATCTATTTCAATGTTCTTTTAGGAACTTATGAAAAGAGAAGAAGTTATGAAATGGTAGAGAAAGTGGGACTTTATTGGCACTTTGTTGATTTAGTTTGGGTATTCGTATTTACATTCTTCTACTTAGTTTAA
- a CDS encoding cytochrome c oxidase subunit 3, with product MAPTTMTAEEHKSRTARSYKLLLWFAMASMTMMFAGITSAFVVSKSREDWIKDFQMPTSFYFSTLAIILCSVTFHLAKKAIQKDDRKATTSFLLLTLGFGITFVFLQFNGFEQLIKQGYYFTGPESNIATTFLYVIAVVHLAHLAGGIISLLIIIYNHFKQKYNSSQTLGIELGAMYWHFLDFLWICLFFFLYFFK from the coding sequence ATGGCACCAACAACAATGACCGCCGAGGAACATAAATCAAGAACTGCAAGATCATACAAATTGCTGTTGTGGTTTGCTATGGCCAGTATGACCATGATGTTTGCCGGAATTACCAGTGCTTTTGTAGTAAGTAAGTCAAGAGAAGATTGGATTAAAGATTTTCAAATGCCGACTTCTTTTTACTTTAGTACTTTGGCAATCATATTATGTAGTGTAACTTTTCATTTGGCCAAGAAAGCCATTCAAAAAGACGACAGAAAAGCAACTACAAGTTTTCTTTTACTGACTTTAGGTTTCGGAATTACCTTCGTGTTTTTACAGTTTAATGGCTTTGAGCAATTGATAAAACAAGGCTATTATTTTACCGGACCGGAGAGCAATATTGCGACAACTTTTCTCTACGTAATTGCCGTAGTACACTTGGCTCACCTCGCCGGAGGAATTATTTCGCTTTTAATCATAATTTATAATCATTTTAAACAAAAATACAATTCAAGTCAAACACTTGGAATTGAGCTAGGTGCAATGTACTGGCACTTTCTTGATTTCTTGTGGATTTGTTTGTTTTTCTTTTTATATTTCTTTAAATAA